The Planctomycetota bacterium genome has a window encoding:
- a CDS encoding bifunctional nuclease family protein — protein sequence MEVRVELVRIMINEAGDHQVIVLKEVGGERAFPIVIGFFEAAAIDRRLKGLRLPRPLTHDLLGGVIEALGGRLAKVVVTDLRDHTFYANLVIDRNGDEVRVDARPSDAIALGIANDTPIFIEDHVLNEVAGPSGGASEPDL from the coding sequence ATGGAAGTCCGCGTCGAACTCGTGCGCATCATGATCAACGAGGCGGGGGACCACCAGGTCATCGTCCTGAAGGAAGTGGGCGGCGAGCGGGCGTTCCCGATCGTCATTGGGTTTTTCGAGGCGGCGGCGATAGACCGGCGCTTGAAGGGCCTTCGGCTCCCCCGGCCGCTGACGCACGACCTCCTGGGGGGCGTCATCGAGGCGCTCGGCGGCCGCTTGGCGAAGGTCGTCGTCACCGACCTCCGGGACCACACCTTCTACGCGAACCTCGTCATCGATCGCAATGGCGACGAGGTCCGGGTGGACGCCCGGCCTTCGGACGCCATCGCGCTCGGCATCGCGAACGATACGCCCATCTTTATCGAGGACCATGTGCTCAACGAAGTGGCGGGCCCGTCGGGCGGGGCCTCCGAACCGGACCTCTAG